A genomic window from Chanodichthys erythropterus isolate Z2021 chromosome 1, ASM2448905v1, whole genome shotgun sequence includes:
- the LOC137030755 gene encoding uncharacterized protein → MLTSGRTPQQACQQCHVEEAVIRCRDCLPKELYCSNCDVSVHHQYVLHNRESFVGGFYKAMSPKCIVTKDSTGEHVVSEHDCLLPIALPNKICCCGAEDVSVNAGRAIIFININGRYDLSLPLVTCKSCLKSWTPEVKDLILNGYWPGTIEFQTVYTVDLFSTFEDFKVTAPGLSRQAFVRMLQSRSMRSGRVGTISVDCFQRSFLEWTYCRHEMETLLGDDHFSCPACSQDMLAVSLDGNRKMYRFNRNGINENPYFDGTFFAKNEEVAEFLQTIRDKIKTSPGRPICGNSHFKAGSESNKKSQSKLDEEGVMISVCRHCILLNGLQMYRGEVFAYPLYLQKELGKTQKIEFVCTDVMCKYYPYLKRVCEAFPDLEYLLQMRPFLSVMHAKGHSTKCEVEWGGRNQEGAGLTVGEEVEAVNSFMSRAALTTKYMTKSARTDMITIHVRGWNLRKKLNLHNYLAQRYVKTLQRTAEVAGEIEMTKSHLNKTSEDLQQWVTDVQLWAASTPSTISSHDPQGLQRLMEGLVLKIHQKKMELYRETDSNKDRRRKRSAIAKEKSKLEEAITSYNALVSNAEAVDPADTLLAQEFSIWPWETESTVPLRQKKIVFDKIMLLSRLKEEKTILIKEMKQHWQFLAGVSKTLGDDIKLVRGDLKEGICPTNMSVEAYEGLCCIMLARLSDLQHQMSEVKSKYRQIVVDPSVLSIDEEDGEAVCEEFPYLHDDIDSSDED, encoded by the exons ATGTTAACAAGCGGAAGGACACCTCAACAAGCTTGCCAACAGTGTCATGTGGAAGAGGCTGTTATTCGATGCAGAGACTGCCTCCCCAAAGAACTGTATTGCAGTAACTGTGATGTGTCAGTGCATCACCAGTATGTTCTACACAACAGGGAGTCATTTGTGGGAGGCTTTTACAAAGCCATGTCACCGAAATGCATCGTTACAAAAGACAGCACTGGTGAACATGTAGTTAGTGAGCACG ATTGTCTCCTACCGATCGCTTTGCCCAACAAGATTTGCTGTTGTGGTGCTGAGGATGTTTCAGTGAATGCTGGTCGTGCCATTATCTTCATAAATATTAATG GTCGCTATGATCTCTCCCTTCCTTTGGTAACCTGTAAGTCTTGCCTAAAATCGTGGACACCTGAGGTCAAAGACCTTATATTAAATGGGTACTGGCCTGGAAccattgagtttcaaacagtTTACACTGTCGACCTGTTCAGTACCTTTGAAGACTTTAAAGTCACAGCACCTGGCCTATCCAGACAGGCCTTTGTGAGAATGCTGCAAAGCCGCTCAATGCGTTCTGGCAGA GTTGGTACAATATCAGTGGACTGTTTTCAGCGCAGTTTTCTGGAATGGACGTACTGTAGACATGAGATGGAAACACTTCTTGGAGATGACCATTTCTCCTGCCCAGCTTGCAGTCAGGATATGCTGGCAGTGTCTCTTGATGGGAACAGGAAAATGTACAGGTTTAATCGCAACGG gatAAATGAAAATCCATATTTTGACGGAACCTTCTTTGCCAAAAATGAAGAGGTTGCAGAGTTTTTGCAAACTATTAGAGACAAAATCAAAACT TCACCAGGCCGACCCATTTGTGGAAACTCACACTTTAAAGCTGGTAGTGAGTCTAACAAGAAGTCTCAATCCAAACTTGATGAAGAGGGTGTGATGATTTCAGTCTGTAGACACTGCATTCTTTTGAATG GACTACAGATGTACCGTGGAGAAGTGTTTGCATACCCTCTTTATCTTCAAAAAGAGCTtggcaagacacaaaagattGAGTTTGTCTGCACTGATGTAATGTGCAAATATTACCCATACTTAAAAAGAGTGTGTGAGGCCTTTCCTGATCTAGAGTATCTTTTGCAAATGCGACCATTCTTATCAGTTATGCATGCAAAAGGTCATTCAACCAAATGTGAG GTGGAGTGGGGTGGCCGCAACCAAGAGGGAGCTG GTTTGACTGTCGGGGAGGAAGTGGAAGCAGTCAATTCATTTATGTCTCGTGCTGCATTGACAACAAAATATATGACCAAATCTG cacGCACAGATATGATCACTATCCATGTTCGTGGATGGAACCTAAGGAAAAAGTTAAATCTTCACAATTATCTTGCTCAAAGATATGTTAAG ACATTACAGAGAACAGCTGAGGTGGCAGGGGAGATTGAGATGACCAAATCCCACCTGAACAAAACAAGTGAAGATCTTCAGCAGTGGGTCACAGATGTTCAATTGTGGGCAGCATCAA CTCCGAGTACCATCAGTTCACATGATCCACAGGGGCTGCAGCGTCTAATGGAAGGCTTGGTCCTTAAAATCCACCAAAAGAAAATGGAGTTGTACAGAGAGACAG ACAGCAACAAAGACAGGCGACGCAAGCGATCTGCCATTGCTAAAGAGAAGAGCAAACTAGAAGAGGCCATAACATCATACAATGCTCTGGTCTCAAATGCAGAGGCTGTGGATCCAGCAGACACCCTTTTAGCACAAGAATTTTCAATATGGCCTTGGGAAACAG AATCCACTGTGCCCTTGAGACAAAAGAAGATTGTGTTTGACAAGATAATGCTGTTGTCTCgtttaaaagaagaaaagactattcTCATTAAAGAGATGAAACAACACTGGCAGTTCCTGGCTGGTGTCTCCAAGACATTAGGTGATGATATAAAGTTGGTCAGAGGTGACTTGAAAGAAGGGA TCTGTCCTACTAACATGTCTGTGGAGGCATACGAGGGACTGTGCTGCATTATGTTGGCAAGATTGAGTGACCTACAACATCAAATGAGTGAGGTGAAGTCAAAATATAG GCAGATTGTGGTGGATCCAAGTGTTCTCTCAATTGATGAGGAAGATGGAGAAGCAGTTTGTGAGGAATTTCCTTACCTCCATGATGACATTGATTCATCCGATGAAGACTGA